The following are encoded together in the Microterricola viridarii genome:
- a CDS encoding TrmH family RNA methyltransferase has product MLENPRSPRVRSVAKLAKKAARVESGFFLLEGPQAVAEALNFRPELVQELFGTPTALDRYPEIGQAAEEADVPFEFVTEQVLNSMADTVTPQGFIAVCRVFPTALKDIFAGAPKLIAILEEVRDPGNAGTIIRAADAAGADAVILTGRSVDLYNPKVVRSTTGSLFHLPIAIDVELEDVRLRVREAGLQLIAADVNGEDMLEVRSTGLLVEPTAWLFGNEARGLTEEKLALAERSVKVPIYGQAESMNLATAASVCLYESAFAQRSAL; this is encoded by the coding sequence ATGCTTGAAAATCCTCGTTCCCCCCGCGTCCGGTCCGTTGCCAAGTTGGCGAAGAAGGCGGCTCGCGTCGAGAGCGGCTTCTTCCTGCTCGAAGGACCGCAGGCCGTCGCCGAAGCCCTGAACTTCCGCCCCGAGCTGGTGCAGGAACTCTTCGGCACCCCCACCGCATTGGACCGCTACCCCGAGATCGGGCAGGCCGCCGAAGAGGCGGACGTCCCGTTCGAGTTCGTCACCGAGCAGGTGCTCAACTCGATGGCCGACACGGTCACCCCGCAGGGCTTCATCGCCGTCTGCCGCGTGTTCCCGACCGCCCTGAAAGACATCTTCGCCGGGGCGCCGAAGCTCATCGCCATCCTCGAAGAGGTGCGCGACCCGGGCAATGCCGGCACCATCATCCGTGCAGCGGATGCCGCCGGCGCCGACGCCGTGATCCTGACCGGCCGTTCCGTCGACCTCTACAACCCGAAGGTCGTGCGCTCCACCACCGGCTCGCTGTTCCACCTGCCGATCGCGATCGACGTGGAGCTCGAGGACGTGCGCCTGCGCGTGCGGGAAGCCGGCCTGCAGCTGATCGCCGCCGACGTGAACGGCGAGGACATGCTGGAGGTGCGCTCCACCGGCCTGCTGGTCGAGCCGACGGCGTGGCTGTTCGGCAACGAGGCGCGCGGGCTCACCGAGGAGAAGCTGGCGTTGGCCGAGCGTTCCGTCAAGGTGCCGATCTACGGCCAGGCCGAGTCGATGAACCTCGCCACCGCGGCATCCGTCTGCCTCTACGAGTCCGCCTT
- the rplT gene encoding 50S ribosomal protein L20 — protein MARVKRAVNAHKKRRVILERAKGYRGQRSRLYRKAKEQVIHSLVYSFRDRRARKGEFRRLWIQRINAASRANGMTYNRLIQGLGLAGVQVDRRILAELAVNEPATFAALVQTAKKALPADVNAPKAKAAA, from the coding sequence ATGGCAAGAGTAAAGAGGGCCGTCAACGCCCACAAGAAGCGTCGGGTCATCCTCGAGCGCGCCAAGGGCTACCGCGGTCAGCGTTCGCGCCTCTACCGCAAGGCCAAAGAGCAGGTCATCCACTCCCTGGTCTACAGCTTCCGCGACCGTCGTGCCCGCAAGGGTGAGTTCCGTCGCCTCTGGATCCAGCGCATCAACGCTGCTTCCCGCGCCAACGGCATGACCTACAACCGCCTCATCCAGGGCCTCGGCCTTGCCGGTGTGCAGGTTGACCGTCGCATCTTGGCCGAGCTGGCCGTCAACGAGCCCGCCACCTTCGCTGCCCTCGTGCAGACCGCGAAGAAGGCACTGCCCGCCGACGTCAACGCTCCCAAGGCGAAGGCTGCTGCGTAA
- the rpmI gene encoding 50S ribosomal protein L35, whose amino-acid sequence MPKQKTHSGSKKRFKVTGSGKIMKQQAGMRHNLEVKASKRKARLNQDQVLAPADAKVIKKLLGR is encoded by the coding sequence ATGCCTAAGCAGAAGACCCACTCCGGGTCCAAGAAGCGCTTCAAGGTCACCGGCAGCGGCAAGATCATGAAGCAGCAGGCCGGAATGCGTCACAACCTCGAGGTCAAGGCCTCGAAGCGCAAGGCCCGCCTGAACCAGGACCAGGTACTGGCTCCGGCCGACGCCAAGGTCATCAAGAAGCTTCTCGGTCGCTGA
- the infC gene encoding translation initiation factor IF-3: protein METRITDPRTNDRIRVPEVRLVGPGGEQVGVVKIEVALRMAQDAELDLVEVAPNSKPPVAKIMDFGKFKYEAAQKAKEARRNQANTILKEVRFRLKIDKHDYETKMKRAIGFLQGGDKVKAMILFRGREQSRPDQGVRLLQKFAEDVAEYGSVESTPTIDGRNMVMVIGPLKNKSEVKGEANAHRAATKAAKQEENNA from the coding sequence ATGGAGACTCGCATCACCGATCCCCGTACAAACGACCGCATCCGAGTGCCAGAGGTTCGCCTCGTTGGACCCGGAGGCGAGCAGGTCGGCGTCGTCAAAATCGAGGTAGCCCTGCGCATGGCGCAGGATGCTGAGCTCGATCTCGTTGAGGTTGCCCCCAACTCCAAGCCGCCCGTGGCCAAGATCATGGATTTCGGCAAGTTCAAGTACGAGGCTGCGCAGAAGGCGAAAGAAGCCCGACGCAACCAGGCGAACACGATCCTCAAAGAGGTTCGTTTCCGTCTCAAGATTGACAAGCACGACTACGAGACCAAGATGAAGCGCGCCATTGGCTTCCTCCAGGGCGGCGACAAGGTGAAAGCCATGATCCTGTTCCGTGGTCGTGAGCAGTCTCGCCCTGATCAGGGCGTGCGCCTGCTCCAGAAATTTGCCGAAGATGTGGCGGAGTACGGTTCAGTGGAATCGACCCCGACCATCGACGGTCGAAACATGGTCATGGTCATTGGCCCTCTGAAGAACAAATCAGAGGTCAAGGGTGAGGCCAACGCACATCGGGCCGCGACTAAAGCGGCGAAGCAGGAGGAAAACAATGCCTAA
- a CDS encoding DUF1844 domain-containing protein: MSNNFDENPAFDENAARAEAAEATRDIADVPAVEVITTTAVHLMSAAAVKCGLADDPDAQQDLDEARKLINALAGLITAAAPEISDMHARSLRDGLRSLQLAFREASVIPDAIGQGPGEKWTGPVN, from the coding sequence TTGAGCAATAATTTCGATGAAAACCCGGCATTCGACGAGAACGCCGCCAGAGCAGAGGCCGCGGAAGCCACTCGTGACATTGCCGACGTGCCCGCCGTCGAGGTCATCACGACCACGGCCGTGCACCTGATGAGCGCAGCGGCGGTCAAGTGCGGCCTGGCCGATGACCCGGACGCGCAGCAGGACCTCGACGAGGCGCGCAAACTCATCAACGCCCTCGCCGGCCTGATCACCGCCGCAGCCCCCGAGATCAGCGACATGCACGCGCGCAGCCTGCGCGACGGCCTGCGCTCCCTGCAGCTGGCCTTCCGCGAGGCCTCTGTCATTCCGGATGCCATCGGCCAGGGCCCGGGCGAGAAGTGGACCGGCCCCGTCAACTAG
- a CDS encoding pyridoxal phosphate-dependent decarboxylase family protein, with the protein MGVPTDPGSAADPASVDSAESGRGSRGYDAVLDTADAAARRWLGAVFGRPIPAAIGIDEVKAAIGRELPRVGMPAEAVIEQLAEAIEPGLMASQSGRFFGWVMGGTYPVALAADWLVSAWDQNAGMRDATPGVIAAEELAGEWLLQLLGLPGDADVGFVTGATSANFVGLAAARQHVLEQAGWDVNQDGLSGAPRIRLIAGAERHGAIDLAARYLGLGAATLVPVDRHGRISIAGLARALSEGSGPAIVCLQAGNIHSGAFDDFAAASALCRAAGAWLHIDGAFGLWAGAAPGLRHLTAGYELADSWATDAHKTLNVPYDCGVAIVARPTAMHTAFGVHASYLLTPEAGADPFEKVPEMSRRARGVPLLATLRWLGRDGVEALVAGLAENAATLAAELSELPGVSILNNVVFTQVCLVMADDTATLAVGARLHEQGLVLASPSRWHDRAVLRFSVSNWATDAGEVRATVDAVRAALPPD; encoded by the coding sequence ATGGGTGTTCCAACCGATCCCGGGTCTGCAGCGGATCCCGCGTCTGTCGACAGCGCTGAATCCGGTCGAGGCTCCCGGGGTTACGACGCGGTACTCGACACCGCCGACGCGGCGGCCCGGCGCTGGCTGGGCGCCGTGTTCGGCCGCCCAATCCCGGCCGCGATCGGCATCGACGAGGTGAAGGCGGCGATCGGGCGGGAGCTGCCCCGGGTCGGGATGCCGGCGGAGGCTGTGATTGAGCAACTGGCCGAGGCCATCGAGCCCGGCCTGATGGCCAGCCAGTCCGGGCGCTTCTTCGGCTGGGTGATGGGCGGCACCTACCCCGTAGCCCTCGCCGCCGACTGGCTGGTGAGCGCCTGGGATCAGAACGCCGGCATGCGCGACGCGACGCCCGGCGTGATCGCCGCAGAGGAGCTCGCGGGGGAGTGGCTGCTGCAGCTGCTCGGCCTGCCCGGCGACGCCGACGTCGGTTTCGTGACCGGGGCGACGAGCGCGAATTTCGTCGGGCTGGCCGCCGCCCGCCAGCACGTACTCGAGCAGGCCGGCTGGGATGTGAACCAGGATGGCCTGAGCGGGGCCCCGCGCATCCGCCTGATCGCCGGCGCAGAGCGGCACGGCGCCATCGACCTCGCCGCGCGCTACCTGGGCCTCGGCGCGGCCACCCTGGTGCCCGTCGACCGGCACGGCCGGATCAGCATCGCCGGCCTCGCGCGCGCACTCAGCGAGGGCAGCGGGCCGGCGATCGTCTGTCTGCAGGCCGGCAACATCCACTCAGGGGCGTTCGACGACTTCGCGGCGGCATCCGCCCTCTGCCGGGCGGCCGGGGCGTGGCTGCACATTGACGGCGCCTTCGGCCTGTGGGCGGGGGCGGCGCCCGGCCTGCGACACCTGACCGCCGGCTATGAGTTGGCCGATTCCTGGGCCACCGACGCGCACAAGACCCTCAATGTGCCCTACGACTGCGGGGTGGCGATCGTCGCCCGTCCCACGGCGATGCACACGGCGTTCGGCGTGCACGCCAGTTATCTGCTCACGCCGGAGGCTGGGGCCGACCCGTTCGAGAAGGTGCCGGAGATGTCGCGGCGGGCGCGCGGCGTACCCCTGCTGGCGACGCTGCGCTGGCTGGGCCGTGACGGCGTCGAGGCTCTCGTCGCGGGGCTCGCCGAGAACGCGGCCACCCTGGCCGCAGAGCTGTCGGAGCTGCCGGGCGTCAGCATCCTGAACAACGTCGTGTTCACCCAGGTGTGCCTGGTGATGGCCGACGACACGGCAACCCTGGCCGTCGGCGCCCGCCTGCACGAGCAGGGCCTGGTGCTGGCCTCACCGTCGCGTTGGCACGACCGTGCCGTGTTGCGGTTCTCGGTGAGCAATTGGGCGACGGATGCCGGCGAGGTGCGCGCCACGGTGGACGCCGTCCGTGCGGCGCTGCCCCCGGACTAA
- a CDS encoding SseB family protein yields MSRATEPVQPNPVQPESAQPDAVAVPQLPAHLADSAGQPWAGRSFDENTHAEDDGSAPPALLDALARFRAGVHGQAGVVDALRGARLLIPLVAHLGEAGENEHGHMIDKSQELSIVTVAGPDGRNVLPVFSSVQAMAAWNPKARPVPADGVRVALAAASENTDLVVLDPLSPTEFAVRRPALWAIAQAQEWRPSFESGAVLEAFQSSVSSELSVLSVSLVPGDPGAVLAGPELLVRLELVDGLTRELLDVTLSRLAQRWAASDVIATQVDSLTVKLVRST; encoded by the coding sequence ATGTCGCGAGCGACTGAGCCCGTGCAGCCCAACCCCGTGCAGCCGGAGTCGGCGCAGCCCGACGCGGTGGCTGTGCCGCAGCTCCCTGCACACCTCGCTGACTCCGCCGGCCAGCCGTGGGCCGGCCGCAGTTTCGATGAGAACACGCACGCAGAGGATGACGGGTCCGCGCCTCCCGCCCTCCTCGACGCCCTCGCCCGGTTCCGAGCTGGGGTGCACGGGCAGGCCGGCGTCGTCGACGCCCTGCGCGGCGCCCGGCTGCTGATCCCGCTGGTCGCCCACCTCGGCGAGGCCGGCGAGAACGAGCACGGCCACATGATCGACAAGAGCCAGGAGCTCTCGATCGTGACCGTCGCCGGCCCGGACGGGCGAAACGTCCTGCCGGTGTTCAGCTCGGTGCAGGCGATGGCGGCGTGGAACCCGAAGGCCCGGCCCGTGCCGGCCGACGGCGTGCGCGTCGCCCTGGCCGCCGCCAGCGAGAACACCGACCTCGTCGTGCTCGACCCGCTCTCGCCGACCGAGTTCGCCGTGCGGCGCCCCGCGCTCTGGGCGATCGCGCAGGCGCAGGAGTGGCGGCCGAGCTTCGAGTCCGGCGCCGTGCTGGAGGCGTTCCAGTCCTCCGTGTCCTCAGAGCTCTCCGTGCTCTCCGTCTCCCTCGTGCCCGGTGACCCCGGTGCAGTGCTCGCCGGCCCCGAGCTGCTGGTGCGGCTCGAGCTCGTCGACGGGCTGACCCGCGAACTGCTCGACGTGACGCTGTCCCGGCTTGCCCAGCGCTGGGCCGCCAGCGACGTCATCGCCACGCAGGTGGACTCGCTCACCGTCAAGCTCGTCCGCTCCACCTAG
- the priA gene encoding bifunctional 1-(5-phosphoribosyl)-5-((5-phosphoribosylamino)methylideneamino)imidazole-4-carboxamide isomerase/phosphoribosylanthranilate isomerase PriA, whose product MSEFNKTPRLVLLPAVDIAGGKAVRLTQGEAGTETNYGDPVDAAADWAAQGAEWIHLVDLDAAFGRGNNHSVVKKVLRQVKGVHIELSGGIRDDESLESALNMGAKRINLGTAALENPEWAASVIAQYGDAIAVGLDVRGTTLAARGWTQDGGDLWSVLDRLESAGCARYVVTDVTKDGTLQGPNIELLKQVMARTHRPVVASGGISNLDDIAALRALVPGGLEGAIVGKALYAGAFTLAEALDVASD is encoded by the coding sequence ATGAGTGAGTTCAACAAGACCCCGCGTCTTGTGCTTCTGCCCGCAGTGGACATCGCCGGCGGCAAGGCCGTGCGCCTGACCCAGGGCGAGGCCGGCACCGAGACCAACTACGGTGACCCCGTCGACGCCGCGGCCGACTGGGCCGCCCAGGGCGCCGAGTGGATCCACCTCGTCGACCTCGACGCAGCATTCGGCCGTGGCAACAACCACAGCGTCGTCAAGAAGGTGCTGCGCCAGGTCAAGGGTGTGCACATCGAGCTTTCCGGCGGCATCCGTGACGACGAGTCGCTCGAGTCCGCCCTCAACATGGGTGCCAAGCGCATCAACCTCGGCACCGCCGCACTCGAGAACCCGGAGTGGGCCGCCAGCGTCATCGCCCAGTACGGCGACGCCATCGCCGTCGGCCTCGACGTGCGCGGAACCACCCTCGCCGCCCGCGGCTGGACGCAGGACGGCGGCGACCTGTGGTCGGTGCTCGACCGGCTCGAGAGCGCAGGCTGTGCCCGCTACGTCGTCACCGACGTGACCAAGGACGGCACCCTGCAGGGCCCCAACATCGAACTGCTCAAGCAGGTCATGGCCCGCACCCACCGCCCCGTCGTGGCATCCGGCGGCATCTCGAACCTCGACGACATCGCCGCGCTGCGCGCGCTTGTGCCTGGCGGCCTCGAAGGAGCCATCGTCGGCAAGGCCCTCTATGCGGGAGCCTTCACACTGGCCGAGGCCCTGGATGTCGCGAGCGACTGA
- the hisH gene encoding imidazole glycerol phosphate synthase subunit HisH has protein sequence MSAPSVVVLDYGTGNVHSAVKALELAGADVTLTADRKLAQEADGLLVPGVGAFSAVMDALRAVRGDEIIDRRLGGGRPVMGICVGMQILFEHGVERGVDTEGLGEWPGSVTELPAAVLPHMGWNTIETGENSVLFDGIEEERFYFVHSYAAQSWTLDVMPPFPEPSLSWAEHGGRFLAAVENGPLSATQFHPEKSGDAGIRLLKNWLDSLRSA, from the coding sequence GTGAGCGCTCCCAGCGTCGTCGTCCTCGACTACGGAACCGGCAATGTGCACTCGGCCGTCAAGGCCCTGGAGCTGGCCGGCGCCGACGTCACGCTGACGGCGGACCGCAAGCTCGCCCAGGAGGCCGACGGCCTGCTCGTTCCCGGCGTGGGTGCGTTCAGCGCGGTCATGGACGCCTTGCGCGCCGTGCGGGGTGACGAGATCATCGACCGGCGCCTTGGCGGCGGTCGCCCCGTGATGGGTATCTGCGTCGGCATGCAGATCCTGTTCGAGCACGGCGTCGAGCGTGGCGTCGACACGGAGGGGCTCGGCGAGTGGCCGGGTTCCGTCACCGAGCTGCCGGCCGCTGTGCTGCCGCACATGGGCTGGAACACGATCGAGACCGGCGAGAACTCCGTGCTGTTCGACGGTATCGAAGAGGAGCGCTTCTACTTCGTGCACTCGTACGCCGCGCAAAGCTGGACGCTCGACGTCATGCCGCCGTTCCCCGAGCCGAGCCTGAGCTGGGCGGAGCACGGCGGGCGATTCCTTGCCGCGGTCGAGAACGGCCCGCTCTCTGCAACGCAGTTCCACCCGGAGAAGTCCGGGGATGCCGGCATCCGCCTGCTGAAGAACTGGCTCGACTCGCTGCGCTCCGCCTGA
- the hisB gene encoding imidazoleglycerol-phosphate dehydratase HisB, with amino-acid sequence MSPSPRTASIRRETSESSIELSINLDGTGVADIQTSVPFYDHLLTAFAKHSLTDLTVRAHGDTEIDVHHTVEDIGIALGFAIREALGDKSGISRYGDALVPLDEALVQAVVDISGRPYLVHTGEPAGFEYHLIGGHFTGSMVRHVFEAITYNAALTVHITVQGGRDAHHIAEAEFKAFARAFRQAKSFDPLVVGIPSTKGAL; translated from the coding sequence ATGAGCCCTTCCCCCCGTACCGCCTCGATTCGCCGCGAGACCAGCGAGTCCAGCATTGAGTTGTCGATCAACCTGGACGGGACCGGTGTCGCCGACATCCAGACCTCCGTTCCGTTCTACGACCACCTGCTGACGGCGTTCGCGAAGCACTCGCTGACCGATCTCACGGTGCGCGCCCACGGCGACACCGAGATCGACGTGCACCACACGGTCGAGGACATCGGCATCGCGCTCGGCTTCGCCATTCGCGAGGCGCTCGGCGACAAGAGCGGCATCTCGCGCTACGGTGACGCCCTCGTGCCGCTCGACGAGGCGCTGGTGCAGGCCGTCGTCGACATCTCGGGCCGCCCCTACCTCGTGCACACCGGCGAGCCGGCCGGCTTCGAGTACCACCTGATCGGCGGCCACTTCACGGGGTCGATGGTGCGGCACGTCTTCGAGGCCATCACCTACAACGCGGCGCTGACCGTGCACATCACCGTGCAGGGCGGCCGTGACGCGCACCACATCGCCGAGGCCGAGTTCAAGGCCTTCGCGCGCGCCTTCCGCCAGGCCAAGTCGTTCGACCCGCTGGTCGTCGGCATCCCGTCCACCAAGGGAGCACTGTGA
- a CDS encoding histidinol-phosphate transaminase codes for MTNLSDLPLRDDLVGREPYGAPQAVVPVALNVNENSHGIPEDVAHDIVARVAAAVLSVNRYPDREFTELRESFARYLGHGLDASNIWAANGSNEVLQHILQAFGGPGRTLLGFTPTYSMYSLLASGTGTEWVAVPRAADYTISAEDAAAAVREHQPNIVFLCSPNNPTGTPLPLEVVEAVYEASQYENGAAIIVVDEAYAEFSPEGTPSALSLLAGRPRLLVSRTMSKAFAFAGARVGYLAADPAVTDALRLVRLPYHLSAFTQAAANAALAHSAEMLGMVDQIREQRDRLVRELRALGYSPYASASNFVLFGGVTDPHAVFEALLARGIVIREVSLPGQLRVTAGTEAETSTFLRALAEVGPDGRGAPVTQS; via the coding sequence GTGACGAACCTCAGCGATCTTCCCCTGCGTGATGACCTTGTCGGCCGGGAGCCATACGGCGCCCCACAGGCCGTTGTTCCCGTTGCCCTGAACGTCAACGAGAACAGCCACGGAATCCCGGAAGACGTCGCCCATGACATCGTCGCCCGCGTCGCGGCCGCCGTGCTCAGCGTGAACCGCTACCCCGACCGCGAGTTCACCGAGCTGCGTGAGAGCTTCGCCCGCTACCTCGGCCACGGCCTCGACGCTTCCAACATTTGGGCGGCCAACGGCTCCAACGAGGTGCTCCAGCACATCTTGCAGGCCTTCGGCGGTCCCGGCCGCACACTGCTCGGCTTCACGCCCACCTATTCCATGTACTCACTGCTGGCCTCCGGCACGGGCACCGAGTGGGTCGCCGTTCCCCGCGCGGCCGACTACACGATCAGCGCCGAGGACGCCGCGGCCGCGGTGCGCGAGCACCAGCCCAACATCGTCTTCCTCTGCTCGCCCAACAACCCGACCGGCACCCCGCTGCCGCTCGAGGTGGTCGAGGCCGTCTACGAGGCCAGCCAGTACGAGAACGGCGCCGCGATCATCGTCGTGGACGAGGCCTACGCCGAATTCTCTCCGGAGGGCACGCCGAGCGCGCTCAGCCTGCTGGCCGGCCGGCCCCGCCTGCTCGTCTCGCGCACCATGAGCAAGGCCTTCGCCTTCGCCGGCGCGCGGGTCGGGTACCTAGCCGCCGATCCCGCCGTCACCGACGCGTTGCGCCTGGTGCGCCTGCCCTACCACCTCTCTGCCTTCACCCAGGCGGCCGCCAACGCCGCGCTGGCACACTCCGCCGAAATGCTCGGCATGGTGGATCAGATCCGTGAGCAGCGCGACCGCCTGGTGCGCGAGCTCCGCGCGCTCGGCTACAGCCCGTACGCGAGCGCCAGCAACTTCGTGCTGTTCGGGGGAGTGACCGACCCGCACGCCGTCTTCGAAGCGCTGTTGGCACGCGGCATCGTGATCCGCGAGGTGAGCCTGCCCGGCCAGCTCCGAGTCACGGCCGGAACCGAGGCCGAGACCAGCACATTCCTCCGCGCGCTGGCCGAGGTCGGCCCGGATGGCCGCGGCGCCCCAGTCACCCAGTCGTGA
- a CDS encoding LysM peptidoglycan-binding domain-containing protein, with protein MSASPAIPANMQAEAGASAPVVIRSHLRLTRRGRVVFTTLAALPIVAGALVFAVNGGGAVAGDAAQQGATFDYVSVPPGESLWTLAEDLAPQADPRDVVAAFIELNQLETSQVQAGQRLAIPAGY; from the coding sequence ATGAGTGCATCACCCGCAATCCCGGCGAATATGCAGGCAGAAGCCGGCGCATCTGCGCCTGTCGTCATTCGCAGCCACCTTCGATTGACCCGCCGTGGCCGTGTCGTGTTCACGACGCTTGCCGCCCTGCCGATCGTCGCGGGGGCGCTTGTCTTCGCCGTGAACGGGGGAGGGGCCGTCGCCGGCGACGCCGCCCAGCAGGGCGCCACCTTCGACTACGTCTCTGTGCCGCCCGGGGAGTCCCTCTGGACGCTCGCCGAGGATCTGGCGCCGCAGGCGGACCCGCGCGACGTGGTCGCAGCCTTCATCGAGCTCAACCAGCTCGAGACCTCCCAGGTGCAGGCCGGCCAGCGCCTGGCGATCCCCGCCGGCTACTAA
- the lexA gene encoding transcriptional repressor LexA: MAILDVIQRSVGARGYPPSMREIGDAVGLASLSSVTYQLKQLELSGYLRRDPNRPRALEVLIEVPSQNEGTESDEGERFATSSATVGDAAMVPLVGRIAAGIPITAEQQIDEIFPLPRQIVGKGELFMLKVVGESMIDAAICDGDWVVVRAQKTAENGEIVAAMLDNEATVKVFRQRDGHTWLLPRNSNFEPILGDYAEILGKIVAVLRSV, translated from the coding sequence ATGGCGATCCTCGACGTCATCCAGCGGTCCGTCGGCGCGCGCGGTTACCCGCCGAGCATGCGCGAGATCGGCGATGCCGTTGGCCTGGCCTCACTCTCCAGCGTCACCTACCAGCTCAAGCAGCTGGAGCTCAGCGGCTACCTGCGCCGCGACCCCAACCGGCCGCGTGCGCTCGAGGTGCTGATCGAGGTGCCGTCGCAGAACGAGGGCACCGAGAGCGACGAGGGCGAGCGCTTCGCCACCTCCTCCGCCACCGTCGGCGATGCCGCCATGGTGCCGCTGGTCGGGCGCATCGCCGCCGGCATCCCGATCACCGCCGAGCAGCAGATCGATGAGATCTTCCCGCTGCCGCGACAGATCGTCGGCAAGGGCGAGTTGTTCATGCTCAAGGTGGTCGGCGAGTCGATGATCGACGCCGCCATCTGCGACGGCGACTGGGTCGTCGTGCGCGCCCAGAAGACCGCGGAGAATGGTGAGATTGTGGCCGCCATGCTCGACAACGAGGCCACCGTCAAGGTGTTCCGCCAGCGCGACGGCCACACCTGGCTGCTGCCGCGCAACAGCAACTTCGAGCCCATCCTCGGCGACTACGCCGAGATCCTCGGCAAGATCGTCGCCGTGCTGCGCAGCGTCTAG